ACACTGAAAGCCATCATTTTCTCAACGATAGGAGCTCGAGGCATGTTCATAAATAGAGAATTGCTGAAAAAAGCAATGCGCCTTCTAGCCTCAATGTTCTTCGGGACGTTATGTATGTAATCTCTGGAAGTTAAGATGGTATGCAGGCGCCTGAGTTGCCTATAGAAGAGTGCATCCTCGCCGGGAGGAAACACAACCGCCTTTTCAAATAACAACTCTGTCTGATTAGCTGGATTGATACTCGCCAATCCTTCTCGCCTTAACTGCTCCATGGATTTCTTCGCCTTTGGTAATTCGCGAACTGAAAGTTCATACAAGGCCTGCAATAAATTCACTGCTTTTTCTATATCTCTCTTTGGGTTCAACAACAGCTCGATAAGCGAAATCAACTTGCCATGAATTTTTTGAAGCAAAGACATCTTGTACTCAACTGTGAACTTTCCTCTCTGAATGCAACTATCTATCTCGTTGAAAAACCTTTCAACAATCAAATACTCTTCTGTGCCGTACTTAACAATCACAAACAAAAAATGCTTGACAGTATCATAGGCTTCAATCACAGCACACCGACGATACTCACTCTTGCATATCTTCAACCAAAGAGACAAGTCGGTTTCATCAGCCAGCTCAGTCGCCTGACTAAGCGCAAGCAACAATTCATTACAAATAAGAAAACAAGGCCACCGAATAACCCGAATGTTCCAACAATTCGGGGGAAGTTCCAAAAGCTCGAGTTCATAATCACTGATGAGATCTTCTTCCCTGAAAGCTATAACAATCTCATTCCAAATCAAAGCAAACCTGGTAGTTTCAACTTGACTCGATTCGATCTTCTTGAAAGCCTGACCAAGTCCATATCTCAGTTTCAATCTATGAATAGAATCACGGGCCTTCTTCAACAGTGACATGTCAGAAGTTAACAGCTGCTCCTCAGGCATAAGATTGAACTGCATAGCACTAGCAAAGAACTGAAACCTGAGCCTAAGCTGCCCGATATTTCGAATCTCACCCAAATGTGAGAACAACCCAATTGCTGCACCATAAATGGAAGAGAATATAGCATACCAAATTTGCAAATCCATCATATAAATCAATATAACAGGAAGCCATAACAACACAACAGCTATTTCATTAGTGCTACTGAAAAATTCATGCCAACGGTACTTTCCATCAAGATTCAAAAGAGCCTTTGTTGGAGAAATAAGAGGCTTGATTTGCAAGAAATAACTAAACGAGAATTTAGAagccaaaaccaaaacccagaaaacagTATACTTGATATTATCAAATAACCCTTCTCTCAATCCCCTACCGACGAAAATTCGTGTATAGAACCACCATGTCAACCAAGAAACAACTCTCCAATTCAACTCTTCCACAAAATTCCTAACCCAAGGAACAATGAAAAGAACCAATGCTAACAACTCAGGAGCAAGAAAAACAAGAACAGCTTCAAGAAAAGTAAAGATCCTCTGATCAGCACCATTAGACCATCTCCTATCAGAATTCTTCTGACTCCATATCCTAGCATATAAAACAGAGAACACGACAGTCCATGCCAAAGCAACCAAGCTTTTCAAAACCATCCTCAAACCGAGCCACTTCGTCTCCCTCGAAACCAAACTGTACTGAGTCCCAGCATCAAGCACAGACTGAAGTAACCTCAAAGCACCCCAAGTAATAAACACAGTAAGAAGCTCAACCTGAACATCTCTTTTCTCCAAACCCTGCCATGGAAATGTCTCACCATCCCAAGCAACAATCACAGCAGCTTGAAAaaacaaaatcaacaaaatcCACAACCTATCAAAACTCCTAAACAAATTCCAAAACGATCTTTGCTCAACAAACCCAGTCTTCCCAACTCTCCTACTCTTCGGAGTAGTCGAGAAGAAATTACTCCCCAAATCAATAGGCCATTTAAGCTTATTAAAACACCTCCGACTCCAAAAATACTCATTCACATCATCATAATTTCTCCAAGCAGAATGAGGAGCTTTACCATTTCTACTACTCTCAACCTCATCACTAATAGTTTTATAAATCGGCATAATCACACTCTTCAAAAAAGCACAATCACCGGAAAACGAAGGCAAAAATAACTGACCAGTATTAGGATCAGGTTTACCACTCAAAACACGATTAAGCTCCATAGCCATATGATGATAAATATAACAAATACATTCAGGAGCAAACCTCAGATTCCCAGCTTCACCCCAAACAAGAAGATAAAGAGCCACATAAAGCAACTCACGACTACAATCTCCACTTCCACCTCTACTACCGATCGAAACGTTAGACTTCCTTCCAACATAAGAACACCAAGAGCTATAATTCTGAAGCAACTTCTTCCGGTACTTCCTCAACACAGATTGCTCAAGCTGATCAGGAACAGCCGGCGGAGGTTGCAACCGCATTTGAGAGTTAGCCAAGTGAAGAACCAGATGCTCTCTCTGGTTCCGAACGCTGTCCTTTTGAAACCCAAAGAACAATCCAAGCCAGTCCATGAGGTCGTGGTTAGGATCGTAAGCCGCGTAAGGATGAAGAGGCAATCCTCCGGTGGATTTCAGAGCAGCTGCGGCGGCGCGTACCTCGGGGTACCTCATGGAAGGGTGGTCCATGAGTAGCAAGTCGTGGATAGGGATAATGTTGTAGACTTCTCTCATTGACGGCGGCACCGGCGGCGGTGGCGGCGCGTAGGAGTCTCGGCCTCCACCGCCAACGCGGTGGCGCGTGGGGGGCACGTAGTGTGTCATAGTGGAGACAGAGAGTGTTGTGGATTTTGTTTGGGTTTATTAAATATAGTTAAATTTGAAGTTTAATGTCCATTTTCAGTTACCATTGAATAGAGTGAAgaagtgtatttatatgagagagagaggattgtgttgtgttgtgttgtgtgtaACGTGAAAAGTGGGTCGTGTAGTGGGTTAAGACATTGGGCCACGTAACGTAACGTAACGTAACTTACCACAAAAAACGAATATTATGGTGaaaagtttttattattattattattattattattattattattattattattattattattattattattacagtaGAACCTCAATTCAATAATACACTTGTAaccaaataaattatattctaattaagaggttataactaaatagaattacactaaaaaaaattaaaaaaccaaaaaatatcaacttaacattaataacaataaataatcattaatactatatcataatataaatattttagaataaatataatattcatacatgtattataatttaaaataaaattattaattttacataaatatatttacaaaatacatgtacatattttattaagatgtaaatattcttatatatagGTATACTTTggtaatacgggacttaaaaaatgtataactaattacaatttagaggttattcttatttataactggccaaAATTgtgacttgatttttttataacaaattagagattattcttgaatagagtattcttaaatagaggttccactgtattattattattagggtaaATAATGGCATAAGTAGCCAAAGTTTTGAATTTGTAAGAGCCATAaatccaatgattttttttagcgtatgtttataaaactgtaattttcttccaGTTTCATTAGTACAgttattgtcttaaacaggACATATATAAGACCAAAATTCTAGATTATTCGGTCTGGACTAGAATATGTAGTATTTACttccaaatatttttttaataaatttaaaacgaaGTCTGTACTGAcgaaaatatagaaaaattacagttttacaaacattgggtacttatgccactaaaaaaaatcattaggtTTATGCCGGttacaaactcaaaactttaagtacttatgccgctatttacccttattattattattattattattattattattattattattattattattattattattattattattatttaagtaatgTAAATACGGATGGAGTTTTTTGACGCAATAAGAAATTAGTACTGAGTTTATAAAGTATGAGTAcgatcaaataaaaaaaaatatggggtTAAACACAATATTGCACAATATTATAAAATGGTACTATACAACATGAGAAGCATGAAAGATACGATACGTAAATACATACGAATAGACTAGTGTAGAAGCACAACCAATAAATCTAAAAAGTATGGTacaatatattaaaaaactttataatttataaataataataaaaaaatatgaaattattaattataaataaattaaaataataataaaacttaaatatatatatacataatttatttatttattttatttttgtcagaGCAACTCTTACATTTTCTATTTCAATCTAAAAAAACTCAAcatttcatatataaatatacatgtacttttttataaaaaaaaataatttatattttcttagaCTATCTTTTTATTTTAGGTTTGTGTACGATATACTAATAGGCTTgaatttatttgtaaattttctaaaatagtacaaataggataGGATTCTGAaatgattttttatcaaaataaattttgtgttatgacaaaactgtttacattttctatatctgttcgtgttaggaattgtctttaaattggttatattaaaaaaaattgtcgaAAATTATCGAAAATTgtctttaatataataataattaaaaagtgtcacttataatataataactttgtGTTTAAAACATTTAAAGATCTCATAAACATATAATGTAACTAAATAGACACAAAATCATTTAATGAGTCATTATTTGGCATTATTATCAAGCTTTTCACCTACAAAAACAAACTTTCATGTTTGTTCTTTGTCCATTGTTCTATCTCACTCGCACAGAGACGCGTGTTGTACACTGCACTCATGTGTTATTTGGTACAtagtttcatttatttattttgttttgttttgtagaATGGTTGGTAACAAATttatagtaaataaataaatagggaAAAGCCTTTCttattcatttttcaaaaattttatataaatataacaagTAAATTGTCATTTTTGATTAATGCTATTAATTAATTGAGCATTATTATTTGTTGTTaggaataatatttaataattttatatacagTGGTCTATAATTAtatagtaatattttttaaaaattatttttttaaattatataagactcgatatttttttgaattaagtgtttatatattacaatacaTAATTTGAAACTCGAACTCAAGACCTCAAATACACACGCACTCTCCTATCtcgatatttaattatactaataactACATGACACTAATAAAAATAGTAAGCATCAATAATACtttttaacaattatttaattaattaaattcaagttTCGAGTAAACGACGGCGTTTAGTATCTTTTGCTTTTCCATAAAGGCAGTTAAATACTTTATGAAAGACAATGATTTAAGATATTGAAAAGAATGAccaaatattcatatttattccataaagttattattattagtattctGTAAATTAATACTATGGATAATTATgaccaaaaattaaaaaaagagtgGGTCCTTTTCTGATGAACTTCTTTTCTTTGTTTAAATTTAAAGAAAcaaaaagaatataaataaaggcttattcttctttttcttagGTAGGAAAAAAGAGTTACCATTCTTCAAGATTCAAcatattcatttttatattatttttttttttttttttttgacgaaaGAGCTCCAGTAGAAGCTAACACACAGCTGGAACTAAAGCATTCCAACAGCATTCTTCATCTTGCCCCAATGCCCTTTGCGCCAGGTTGTGCGCTCTGCAGTTATGGGATCGCTTGACATGCCTGAGGTGGACATCAGGGAAGGCAGATAAAGAACAACGGATATCTTCGACAACATCTGCAAGTGCTGAAAAATCAGCTTTCGTGCTAAGGACTTTGTCAACTAGCAACTTTGAATCCGTCTCTATCACAGCTAATGGCATTTGTATATTGATACACCACTCTAAGCTAGCACGCAGAGACAAAGCCTCAGCTATTAGTGGCTGCAAATTCCCAGCCGCAGGTGCTGAAAGACCAGCAACCTCTTTACCTTGCCAATCAAGAAGCACGGCTCCAAAACCCATCTTACTCTGAGTCTGGTTGATTGCTGCATCTGTTTGAAAAAGGAACTGATTTTGTGGAACCACCTTTGGTGTCCTGTGTAAAGCCGGCAAATTCTGGACTCCACTATATCTGTTCTTCATAGCCATGGCTGCACTGTAATCTGAATTGTAAGAATCAATCCAGGCAATAGTATCATTAGGGGTTAGATCCAAGTTTGCAAATAGCTTCTTGTTTCTTGAGTATCATTAGAGAGTTGTAACCAAAAGAATTAACTGATCTTTATATTgatccaaaaagaaaaaaacatattcatttttatatcatttaaTAATTTGAGTCAATTCTACTAAATAATTTACGAttgtttaaatgaaaatataattacaaaatagtgtcaaaaaaattatgtattggTATATTTTAGTAGACTAAGAAATATTACTATTCTAATGGTGTTCTAAAATATAGATTAAATTTAGCAGATGCTAAAAATTGTgtcaaattatttattggacaatatattttgttaaatgaaaaaatgaacattatatttttcaaaatagtaaaaatataactttgagctaaattttcaataattttttcaatataacgaagacaatttctaacacgaacatatacagaaaatgtaactaATTTTTTCATAATATCTATAGATCTGATTAATATTAAGTTttgttttgacaaaaaaatcagtttagagttttatttgtactattttagaaaatatatgattcgTTTTGTTATTTAACATTCCAAATggtcaaattaataatttttacaatataCAGAATCTAAAATAGCATTTAtcctataattattattttctttttttacatCTCGTGTATTAGAACACAATTAACAATAGTAGGACAAATGTAGTACAAACTCATTTTTATGCTAAATTTAACATAAATTTTATATCTTCCATATTTTTTATAACATGCTATATTAGATTGTTACCTACccatatacttaaaataaagtaatattttaattaacatatttaacaaaatttaattagtaGTTATAattgaatttaatttaaaagcaaaatgaatattaattaatattttatataaaaaaatatcaagttataagttatttattagtttttatttaacttttaaattaattacaacACTTCAGTAATAATTTACtagttaaaattaatataacttTTATATTTGTGATGTAACTATTGAAATTtctttttgttaattaatattaaataacttagattttttagaaaatctaCACAATCTAAATCTGAACAACAAGTGTGTGAAAATTCAAATTTGCtttgattaatttaatataagataTGTGTACCATATTTTATAGGCCAAATTGgtaataaacaattaaatgtagactcatatatttaataaatataaatatttaatatatatattatatacataggtGTGTGGGGCATGGCATAGGACAAATCTCATATGGGCAAAGTAGTGAAAAGTGCTACAAAACAAAACATGAAGACTCCACTTCACTTCACtatcaattaatttaaataaataataaaaaaaatatattctaaaattaaataaaaaagaaatattattgATGCCTTTTGGAATTTTGTTTATAATTTGAGTTTGAGTACTTTTAAATTATCACACTATTATATATGTGAGCAAAAGGCAAAGGGAATCTTTGTTTGgattaaattacataattatttttttcttaaaataaaaaaaatgatgaaaagatatttacttttttatttttcaatgttGTTGGCACGTGTTTAAGAACATGGCCTTTGTGTCACGTAGCCCAATCTACTTAGTACAAACAACTATGatgtttttgtttggttttagaacttagtttttctttttctttttttttttcaataacaaTAAATTCATTGAACTaaataataaggaaaaaaaatgaaaaaaattatgtggAGATATTgacaatttaaataaataaataaataacttggcTATTACCTCTTGATTaaaaatttgttgttgatttttttcttaatttaagaTCAAGCTTACCAACCGCCATTTGGTTGGtctattagatatttaattatgtgAAGAAATTACAGATTTTATTCAATTATATTTGTAAATTGATAATTATGGATTATAATActtggagaaaaaaaaaatagggtaaAATCTATTTTGTTTAATGTCAAAATGAACATTGAAATTATTACTGAATTCTATAGTAAAGTGGTGGTGGATTTTATCTTTGTAAATTAAAGCTTAGCTATAAGTTTATACAcacttattttttagttttgagAACAATATACACACAACATACTTGTtgtaatatgtaataaaattcaaaataaaaaataaaagtgaagtTGAAATTTTTAGCATTTGGGGTTAGTTTTCATCTGGGTAAGGCTTATTTTAGGGTAGTTTTCATCTAGTGTAGCCTTATTTGAGGTTAGCTCTTAAACATTTGatttatgtgtaattttttccttttttggatATACATTACTCTATGACAAATGGAGTTGAAGAAAAGTTATAATAATGTGCTCTTCAAATATCTTTTATGTATGGCAATaagtgttatttatgtattcCACATGGTATGTCTATGTTCAAATAATTGGTTGGAAAATATTCCTTAAAAATTATGGCTTAAAATATGGACTTTGGGTCCAAAAAGTTTCCATTTTTATATAAACAAGATTAGATGAATAGATAcatcaaacccaaacccaatcaTAATTCTACAATAACATGAGAAAGAGTAgtataagtaattttttttagtagagTTTTTTCTAGGTACAAGAATTGGGTCTAATTAATTTTCACTAAattcattttttaataaaatcccTTATTTCCCTAATGCAAATATTTGGTTACCAATAATCCAAACATGAGCAATGTCCATCTTTAAAGTGATGAAACCTAAGTTTGTCCCTAACAATAATCTCTCTTTTGGTCAAAATTGAAATGTACTTTATACCTAAATGGCAATCCTCACACATTCTAAGGTTCTTCACAACCCTAATAATTGAAGAACCTTGGCCTCGGCCGGTTCTCAACAAGCCGAACGCAATCGCAAGCTTCTCGCTATGGTACCTAAGAGCaaactccctctcttcttcttctaactCATGTAAAACCGAGTTGGGTGCAGGGACATAACCGAGTTCCCTACACCGCGACATTAGGTCATCCAAATACTGATAAATTTCGGTTGTTTCATAATGGGACTTATCTCCCATACTAAACACATAGGTTTTATGATCAACTTCTATGGTACTAAATCCCACTTGCTTCTTCAACCTTCTTCGATTCATCATCTTCCTAACTATCTCAACTCGATCCATTCGACCAGCCAAGGCGTATATGTTAGACAACATTACATAATGCCCGGGATTATCTGGCTCAACAGCTAAAAGATGCTCAGCAACTTCTACTCCAAGAACAAAATTCTTATGCATCTTGCAAGCTCCAAGCATTGCAGTCCAAATCGCGGGGGCTGGCTCTACATAATCGAGCTCTTTAATAAACCGATAAGCTTCAGTTAAAAGTCCAGCTCGCCCCAACATATCAACCAAGCAAACATGGTGCTCAATTCCCGGAACCAAGCCATACTCTTTCCCCATACTTGCATACACCTTTCGCCCTTCTTCAACAAGCCCCGAGTGAGCACAGGCCGATAAAACTGCAACGAATGTGACACTATTCGGGTTTGGACACTCAGTTTTCATCTCAAGAAAGAGTTTCATAGCTTGATTACCATAACCATGAACTCCATGAGCTGAGATTATAGCTGTCCAAGCAATGACATTCCTTTCATTCATCGAATCGAAAACCTCTTGAGCTTTACTCACATTACCACACTTAGCATACATATTAATCAATGAAGTACCAAGAACAACATTCACATAAAAATCATTCTCAATAACATAATCATGAACCCAACAACCTAAACCAAGAGCTCCCAATTGAGAACAAGCAGAAAGAACACTCACAAATGTTGTTGAATCGGGTTTTGCAACAGCAAAACCCCTTTCTCTCATCAAATCAAAAACTTCAATAGCTTCTCTTGAAAACCCATTTTGCTCATAACTCGAAATCATAGCATTCCAAGCCACAACAGTTCTTTCAGACATTTCATCGAACACTTTCCGTGCAATACCCAAATCACCAGATTTCGCATAAAATGTGATGAGAGCAGTCCGTACAAAGGGATCAAATCCATACCCACAAACCAAAACATGTGAATGAACACGTTGACCAAGTCCCAAACTCGAAAGATCAGCACAAGACTTAATCacagaagtaaaagtgtaacTAGAAGGAAAGATTCCACATTGAATCATCCGATTGTAGAAAAAGATTGCGTCTTGAGAAAAACCCGAAAAGGAAGAAGCTTTGATTAGGGAATTGAAGAGGAATGAATCGGGGTTTGGGATTGAGTTGAAGAGACGGTGGGTGTAAGCGATTGAGCCGGCGGTACAAGCTAAAGTGAGTAGCTTTGTGAGGAGAGGGAGATTGTGGTGGCAGCCGGAGACGATGAAGTGGGCGTGGAGTTGTTGGAGTGGTCGAATGCGTGGACCGGCGAGGAGAAGAGCTTGGTGTTGTGGAGAGCGCGGAGGAGAGGAGAGGAGGAGTTGAGGTTCGTTCCGTTTCATTATCGTTAAGACTGAAATTTGAGAAGAAAATCTCCATTAAGGTACAGATGTCGAATTCATCTTAGCCGTCCACGTCGAAGACATAGAATGCTTTGGTTGATCTGAATCGttggatttatttaattaatatatatatgcctAACGGTCCATAATATTAAGGGAGTGAAGTTGTGATTTtccttattgtattttttatgtatGATAATTTGAATATAATGTGATTTGCAATTATATTGGAGTAATAATATGTCTACATATAAATCACTACAAATTTATGGTTAGTTTGCAAAAGTTTTCTTTTAGATGAAAACCTATAATTGGTTTAGAATCACTTTAGTCTTTAGCTATATCTTACCACTACTACTTCTGTGTTAATTGCATAATTTGTATCTCTTGGTTTTTTTTATGCTCTAATTAAACTAGATCAAGTTAAAATTACTCACATTAAACCATCCAACTTTCATTATAGAAATTccaacattaaaaataaatcttaATGTCATTttctattataatatattagttCAAGAATTGAAGTTTACAAATGGGAAAACAACTAAGCAACACTCACATGTCCTAAACATAAATTAGAGTGATTAAACTTAAAACTAAACAAAACCACCAAAGGTTAAAGGTCTAAATGATTTACATAttcatatttacataaacacttacaaaaaaaTCAACTAATCTAATCTGACTTAAATTACTTAATAACAATGGTTTGGACCAGGAAATAGCTGCCCTTGCTGTACAGACCATGGAGGCCTCTCATTGTGTGCCTACAAACATagtacaaacaaacaaaaaaattagccaattaaaatttttgttccCTGAACTTTCACATGTACCAAATCTAATCACGCTACTTAAACTTTTCTAGCcgttaaaaaaatttcttgaactattgagattgttggatttaaggaaatttgtccaatttcaTTCACTTTTACTAATTCTATAATTATCCATGTACTAAACATGctctccagactttgatatctactaaatcataCTTCTCGAATTTTGGCATGTACCAAATCAAGCTTCCTGAACTCTCATTCATGTTAGACTTTCGGAAAGATTTTTAAcggccttaaaagttcaggagacatgatttggtacatgttaaagttcaggagataaaaatcctaattagcctaataaaAACACAATCTTTTACTTCAATATCAACAATAAGCCCATAATTGCTATTAGCATCAAACAAAAGCCATACAATTCCTTCTAGTTCTCATACTGTTTTTCTATATATactaaaagaaaaatatcatcTTGAATCATCAACTCAACTCTTTAGTATTTCTTAGATTATTTGCTATGGctaattttgttaataatattttgaatgAATGAATTTCACTTACTCCAATCTCTGTTAGATGATGACATGAGCAACACTTTACTTTAGGTGCTCCATAAGGGTACATCAGCAGCACTGTACACCCTCCACATTTCACTTGTCCAACCTGATGAGCTGGATTGGATAAACACAAGAGATTCAGGGTCACGATCTcccttatatataatttttgtataaGTGTATATAGTATAtgatcatcaacaacaaaagaataaaGACACTGCAACTAAGCTATAAAAAGTAAGGTTACACATGTAATAGACTACTGATCATAATTCATAACACCACATTCCATTGCTTCTTCACAATTAGTATTGGTTGACTCCATCACTGGGCTTAGCTTAAGCTCCTCTATTGGTACATGACAACTGTAATAAATGgtttaagaagaagaaactagGATCCCCGCCTAATCCTACAATATTCGGGGACCAGAAAACTATGGCAATTATTATGTAGGTAACCAAGAGGGACTCAATCGTCGAACCTTTTACGAGCAAACCACATACCTGACCATTTGAGCTACCCCTCTTGGATGGTAAGTCTTTCTATTATTGTGTTTAGGACAAACTAATGATATAAAACTGGTAGTCTAATAGTAATACTGTGATTTGCTTCCACAAAATCTGAAATTCGAGTTCTTTCAAAGCCTAGTTTCGatagaaaaacaaataacaaattcagaATCTGATCTGATCTAATCCTTTTCCTTAAAATCTTTCCAACCAAACAACTTAACCCCACTCTAAGTTCATCCGAAAGTCGAAATCATTGTAATAGGTGTTAACAGATTGATACAATTTTCCATAAGAACACAATCATAAACAGCACATAATCAAAAAAAGCactaaatagagaagagaagaaaagtaAACCTTCTAAAACAAAGTTAACAGTCTGACAACATGAACAGAGAACCTGTTTAGCCCCTGGAGGATACTTAAGCAAAGTTCGGCAATGACCACAAACCATTTGAGCTATTTCTGCATTATTAGTATCATTATAAAGTTCAGTACTTTGTAACAgaaacacatacatacatactaTGTACAAACACATAATCTAATTACAATGTATCTTCATAGGTTTGTCAGATTTTCCCCATGAGATTTGTCAgatttcaacaagaaaattccTTAGCAAACAAGTCACTCAAACACAACAAAATCTCAATTCAAAAGAAtctcttttttctttccttACAAGCACAAACAATTTGAGCTATTATCCCATCAAAATG
This region of Cannabis sativa cultivar Pink pepper isolate KNU-18-1 chromosome 7, ASM2916894v1, whole genome shotgun sequence genomic DNA includes:
- the LOC115697878 gene encoding protein LOL2 isoform X2 produces the protein METSQLDEDEGPPPGYQSILPPPYPKPPSSPLQLTLPPPPPPPPLPLQPAPEQPPPPPPPPPGPPPPCLPPETPPPPMPIKMTSLEIAQMVCGHCRTLLKYPPGAKQVLCSCCQTVNFVLEAHQVGQVKCGGCTVLLMYPYGAPKVKCCSCHHLTEIGAHNERPPWSVQQGQLFPGPNHCY
- the LOC115697878 gene encoding protein LOL2 isoform X1 translates to METSQLDEDEGPPPGYQSILPPPYPKPPSSPLQLTLPPPPPPPPLPLQPAPEQPPPPPPPPPGPPPPCLPPETPPPPMPIKMTSLEIAQMVCGHCRTLLKYPPGAKQVLCSCCQTVNFVLEAHQVGQVKCGGCTVLLMYPYGAPKVKCCSCHHLTEIGVSEIHSFKILLTKLAIANNLRNTKELS